The following is a genomic window from Aquila chrysaetos chrysaetos chromosome 2, bAquChr1.4, whole genome shotgun sequence.
CTGTCTAAAGtaccattttaattttcttaatagtTCCCTTTTTCTATTTAGGCTAACATTGGGAATGCAAGGCCTGATTTCAAGCTTTGCTTATGCGACAGATGACTTCTGGCATAGCAAGGTTTTCCAAGGATGTGTCAACACAGAAATTGTAACACTGTTGAGAAAGCAAAAGCCCTTTTTAAGGACATACTTACACTGCAAACCTGTATTCTTAAAgcttggtgctttttttttcaagatggGAGAGGAGTGCTGTTAGGTTTACTGTATTGGTACAAAGCACCACTTTTCTGCTACTGCTGTATTGACTCGGGAAGCTAGCAGAGTACACGTACTTCTGTATCAGCAAAGGATCCTCTGCTCCCACATGGTTTATGTCTCTTTTTTAAGCATGTGTGAAATATCTAATAAATGTTACACTCCCCAACGgactgctttctctcttccttggTGGACTTTCATTGACTGATTCCAAGCCAAGGTCCTTGCAACTAGTATGCAGCATGTTCGCAAAAATGGAGCATTAAGTTATGGGCCTGATCTAGTCATTATTAAATCAGCAGGCGCTGAATTAAATTCAATCTTCTATTATATCCCACAaaaatttcagtggaaacacCTGCATTACAAATATTATAGGACGTGACTCTGCTTGCTAGCAGAATGTTTCCATTTATagcaacaggaagaaattaGAGCTGTATCCATAAAACATGACCAGAACATAAGAGACAGAATCAATCAGCAATTGTTCCTATTGCTAGCATCGTGATTTCCAGTGCTGACCCGTTACAAAGCGATATCTCCGTTTCCTTTATAAGCTTCTCCCTTCCACCTTCTCTCACAGAATATAAATGTCATTTGGAAGCTtgaaaccaaaatgtttttcttaccaAATGCTATTTTCCTTCATCATATGCTGAGAATGAATGGTTCTTCTTGAACATTCAGCTgctaaagagaaagaaaaagtgtgtATCAAATTTTCATTCTGTCTACTTTGACAAAGGCTCTTTTTCATGTTAAGGCTTAAAGGGAAATGAAGACGCTAAACCTCAAAATACAGGTGCAGTTGGACTGATTTCTCTACCTGTACAGATTCATGATACTCCTTTTAATGGATTTCTTGAGAAAATGAGGCGAAGAAGAAATTATGCAGATGCATAAAGAGCAGAGTATACCACAGGGAAAATGCTGGTAGAATAATGAGAGTTGGGATCCTAGCGCAGTcctattttgaatattttgccATGCCTGTCTTCAGTGACATCTCAGTCAACAACCGCATACAGGTCTGAACAGACTGCTTCGCTAGCTGGCATGTCACTGGGGATTGTCACCAGTGCTTAAAAGGTAAATTGCCCTGAATGAAAAGATTTAAAGCAGTTGTGCAAAACTTCAAATCACTTTTTGGAGGTCAAAATTATTGGTAATATTATGGTTTGCcgagagaaaaaaatatgtcgGATGATCTAATATAAAGCTACCTTGGATAAAGAAAGATTTGgggaattttctgtttcttacctGGCAACAGTGCTTATCCAAAGTACTttaggaaaatatattaaaactaTGTCAATTCCTTGTGCTATTCTTCTAAGAAAATGTTAAGGTTATTACAACTAAAACTAGTTTTAAGAAAGCAGTTGAAGTTCGGACAAACCATCCTTGCCGCTTCTTAGCTGCGCAGCCTTCCCTGAAGATTTGCCCACTACTTTAGCTTAGATGTTTTCTACGAAACATCAATGGCGACCATGTCATGCAGAACTTTGGTGGTTTATGtatacaaaacacattttagagGCGTTTAGTACTGCAGGTGTTTTATTgaagaatgaatgaataaaaCAGCCTTGCTAATTAAGCTGCTCTGGAAATAGTAATCAATTGGAATTTCAGGTGTCAAAGCAGAGTAAGATTATAAAATGTGCTTCAGAAGAACCCTTAAACTAATGCTATTTTACATGTATAGTTTTTAACCAAGTTCTGAAGCACTTTGGGAGCTACTTTTTCAATGTCTTCTGAGTACCACTGTTAACTATtttgtaaaaggaaaggaaaacaaatttcaagCACTGTTTATGGAAGGGGATTTAAGATCAAATAATGCATCGTACAAAACACCAAAGCATTCACTGTTGGTCAAACACTGTAGGAGAACATTATCCAACACAATACTGACACATGCTAACTGTTACATCCTAATAAATACACACATAAGCAAatggcaaaaattattttaaagtaggCGTCGCCAGGTCTCTAATAAAATTCTATTACATTGACTTTCTatgatacaaaaataataataataataatctttaGAATAATAGGTGTAGTACAACAGTTACACTTGCTCACTATACAAATACTCAGTCCATTGTTGAAAGACTGCGAAAAAAGTCATTGCCTATCCTTACACAGCAGCTCTATAAATGCGTGGCTGTTACATTAACACATCACGGATAATTGCTTTTACTGTAGTTACTTTAAAGTATCTGTtaccaaaacccaagaaattgCCCAAGAAATGGCTTGGTTTGTACATGTTTTATCTATTATATTACAGGAGCATCTTAAGCAAGGGTGACACTCTATTCCTCTTGGCACTGTACAAATAAGTGTAAATTGGTAATCTCTGAAATGACCAATACGACAAAGCACACTGCATAGCTGTTGTAAATTCTTGCTTCTTACATGAACTATCTTATGTATACCAAGTATGAACAGTTTGCATAGTTGCACAGTAATAGTTATTCACACCGGGGTTTTTACACTGTTCTTAAAATATGTGCAGCTAACATTCAGACCAGCAGTCTGCTTTTTAAGAATCCACAAACTTAATTGATATGCTGTTAATCAGATATTGCTCATACATTTAAATTACAGCAGGAGAAACAGGCTGTGACTTAACTTACTTTAATTGTAAAATACACTGATTTATCAAACCATTAATTGTACGtaatattaattctttttttacttttgaggGCAAAGTtacaaaaccacattaaaaaaaaaaatcactgctatTAAATAAAGCCAATTTAAAGCAATAGAAAATTAGTCTGAACCAACTTGTGCTACTTGCTTTGTCTGAAGTTGCAAGGAGAGAAATAAGCATTTGAATAATACTGATGCCCAAAATAGATTATATTTCTTCTGATACTTTAAGgactattttatatttatgagCTCTTACCAAAGGTGTATATCTATGAGAAAACTGtcactttcaaaagcaaagggaaTTAGCCAGTAATTCATAAAATTTTAGAGATGCTCAAGAGCTTCAAGTAACAGGAACCATGGAAAAAGCTCCACAGATATACTGATAGATACCAATTCACATCACGCTTCTACAGctggtgtatttttttcattaagaatcTATAAATGGATTAGGAAAAGTGCATTAATTATTGGTGGTCTTTGGAAGGTTCTTGCTAACCTTTTCATATGTATTCAGAGTTGCATATTACATGAtgcatttttgaagtttttctttgcatgcCTTATCTATTTACAAGAAAATGCATTCCCGAGCAAGTAATAAGCATGAGTAACACACAATATTGAAATGCACCTGTTATAAGCTTATAAGATAAAGTTCCATCAAGTTACTCGATGTAGATCACTACAGAACTTCACGAGTACAGAGAGcttaaaatgaaacagtaagCAATTTAATAAGTGCTGCATTGATTTACAAGCCTGAAGCTCGCCGACTACACGACTGAGCTGCATTTAATTTAGTTCAGGACATGAAAGTATGTTTTTGTTATAATAAACAATTCCATTCAGGTAAAATTTTCTTTAGCTTACAAACTCCacaatttaatttgaattattttctttttaatttcgTAGAGAAGACCTTATGAAAATTCTGTCAGTTTGTACCTTCCCAGCAAGGTGGACCCTAGCATCTGTCTCGACGTTTTGCAGTTGTCTTGAGAGAGCAGACTGGGGGTTTTGTGCCAAGTGAAACTGCTCTCGTCGTTGATCAGTGTAGTTCTCCTAGCATATTGCACCACATCGTCAAACATCTATGTCTCTAACCTACACATCTGtgtaaaattttattcagaTTACTACTGCAGGGCTATTACTTCAGAGACTGTAAAGCTATCCAAAATCTTAGATGTCCATACATCTCTCATCAAACAGCAAACTTCAACACAACAGTTCTTGTAAGACTGTTTATTGAATTTAACAGTTCAGCTGGAGTTTAGATGCAGCTTGTATAAAAACCCTCTCTTTTCACGTAAACTGCAATCAAAAATAACTTTACAAAATAGTAAGAGACTTACTGAGGTCGTAAGTTTCCTAACATGTAAAACTATAAAGTATTTGTGCATGCTCACTGTTCGATTTCCTTCTTTGTAACAGGGGAGTTGTTAAAAggagtttctttgtttttttaaatctcaaggTAGTCTATGAAATGGAATCGTTGTCATCACAATTCGGATATACAAGATCAAAACTGGCACAGAcgaacagaacattttttttttttttttcccaaaaagtTGAGGCAGCTTTTGTTGAATGGTGTCTGCATCGGTAATTTTTTTATGAACTCTGGTGTCTTTGGAGCATCAGAGAggatcctttttttctttcgagatcttgaaaaaaaattcccacgAGTACAGACAGGTatggaggaaaagaagcagcagcttgtttCCTACATACATACAGCCCGCCGCCACGCGCAGCTGCCCAGCgtctcaaaacaaaaatggacTTGATATCACAGGGAGGCGCATCCCCCTCGAGTTACAAGCACGTCTGAGATTTCTCCGGGGAGAGGGGAGCAAGCGTGAGGGTAAAGCGTTAAGTCTACTTTTCATGCACAGCTACCGCGCGCGGCCCCGCGTCGGCGGCGCTTCGTCAGACGTCCGAGTTGGAGCTGAGGTTTGTTAACCTGGGGTCTGCGTTGATCTCGTACCGGTAGTGGTAGCCCTCCATGTGATCCCTACAGGCATCCCGGATGTTGTGCATCCactttttgattccttttcGGTTCAAGTACAAAACCAGGAGGAAAATGGCCCCGATGAGGGCCAAGACTATCCCCAGGAAGACGTACGAGGTCTGCAGCTGGGAAGGCAGGTCTACAGGCACGGAGCAGTTCAGGTCCGAGCCGTTGATCTTCAGCAGGGCCTTGCCCAGCACCTTGTCGGGGTAGGCGCAGGTCAGGGCTTCTTTGCCCTCCGCCCGGTCGCCCTCCTTGAGCCAGGCCACCAGGTCCTCGACGGCGCAGTCGCAGAGCCAGGCGTTGCGGCCCAGGCCGACGCGCCGGAGGGCGGGCGGGCCTCCGCGCAGCTGGGCCGGGGTGCCGTTCCTCAGCACGCCCAGGGAGTCGTCGCTGAGGTTGAGGCCCTGCAGCCGGCCCGGCGCCTGCAAGGAGGCGTTCCGCAGGCCCACCAGCGAGCTGTCGCCCAGGTCCAGCTGCCGCAGGGCCAGCAGGGCCGCGAAGgcgccggcgggcagcggcagcagcccGTTGTCGGCCAGCTCCAGGCGGCTGAGGTTGCGCAGGGCCCCGGACTGCAGCATGGCGCCCAGGCTGAGGAGGACGCCGTGGTCGCGCAGGGCCCCGCGCAGGGCCAGCTCCTCCAGCGGGCTGCCGCCCTCCCCGAAGGCCTGCGGGCTGAGGGAGACCAGGGGGTTGCCGCTGAGGTCCAGCTGCCgcagggcgggcagggccgCCAGGGCGCCGGCCTCCACGGCCCGCAGGTGGTTGCCGCTGAGGTTGAGGGCGCTGAGGTCGGGCAGGCGCTGGGCGGGGAAGGCGCCGGCCGGCAGGCGGGCCAGCCGGTTGCCGGTGATGAAGAGGTTGCGCACGTAGGGCGGCAGGTCGGGCGGCACCGCCGTCAGGTTCCTGTTCACGCACTTCACCGTCTTGGCCGGCTCCGAGCACTCGCAGGGGGCCGGGCAGCTGCCGGGCTGCTGCACCGAGCCGCAGCCCAGCAGGacgggcagcagcagccccaggcacaGCGCGCCGCGACCCGGCATCGCGCCCGGCCCCGCGTACAACTTTCCCCCCTCCGGGCGCCTTCGGCTCTCGggcggcgaggcgaggcgaggcgaggcggggggcggcggctcCCGCCGGGGCGCTGCCCGCTCCGGGCGGCCCCTTCTCCGGGGGCAGGCGCTTCCCCTCCGGGGCTGGCTCCGCTCCGCTTCCCGCAGCGAGACCTGCggcaggggaggaaagggagagggcagcggcgcggctcggctccgctcgccCGCGCCCACCCGCCTTcccccggcgcggcgcggcgcggcgcctCGCCCCCCACACGTGGATGGaccgggcggccgcggccccgaGGGAAGAACAAGTTTTCCCCCCCGCTTCCAGCtcacgccgccgccgccttcccaCCCGGCCGGCGGCTCCGCTGGCGGAGCAcggagaggagggaagggtctagcccgccgccccccgccccgagtCCCGCagctccccgcccgccgccccggggctcTCCCCTCAGCTCCGCGACCGGTGCAAACTCCCGCCCGCAAGACCCTCCGCGGAGCCGAGTCccgtcccggtcccggtcccggtccccgTCCCTCACCTCCagccgccgctcccgccccgcgTCCGGAGCAAACTCCGCCGGAGCGATCCGCCTCCGCCGCCTACCCCCGGCCCCGTGGCCACCTCCGCGCCCACCCTCGCCGCGCCTGGCCCTGCCTCCGCTGACAGGAGAAACCAaccgccgccccggccggggGGAGCCGCCGGCCGCGCCTGCCCCGAGGGGCGGCCCCGCCaccgcccgcgccccgcccggCTCCCGTCCGCCGGCTCCCGCGCCTCCGCTCCGCCGTCGCCGCCGGGCGGCAGCGCCCGGGAACCCGCCGGGAGggtccgcccgcccgcccccggcccaGGTGGTGCTACCGGAGGCTCACCTTGCCGCCGAGCGGAGCCGCTCCCCTCAGCGCGGCggagggggcgggcggcgcggcgaGGCGAGGGTCGCTGGGCACGGAGCGATTCCCGGCCGCCCCGCGAAGGGAGagccgccggcggcggcagcgagCGCTGCCAgagccccgtgcccccccccgccctggcAGCCCCGTACCTGTGCTcgccccggcgcggcggccggggcccGGGGGGGTCGGGCCGGAGCCTGGCTGCCGGGTGCCGTTGTCCGCGGTTTCCCCGATCGGCGCGCTCGGGCCGGCGGGATTGGGAATTCCCGGCCGCTGCCCCGACCCGTCTGTCCCGGGAAACcgtttcggggggggggggggggcaacgcCAGCAACGAAATACACCGAACAAGCTccaaaagtaaaggaaaaaaaaaaaacaaacccaaaccgCCGGGATCTTCAGAGgtcctaaaataaataataataatcgtttaaaaaaaaaaaaaggagcaaattgACAGCTTAAGGCTGAGATTTAAACTTAATTATGATGAGGAAAAAGCCTAAATATCTATCTGTACATAAAATACTTACCAGCCTCAGCCACTATGGCTGTCCCAGAATAGCCCGGGCATGGCCAAACAATCCGGGCGGTACAAATGCTGTTTTGTAGATGAGTAACTTGCCTGGGTTACTCCACGGAGCGGGTATTTGAGGAAGAGGCGAATGGTGGGAGCTATCATGGGGACTGTATTGGGCCACTGGTCCCTATGATGTGATTGAGATAGTTAAATAACATCCAATTAATGCAGAAGGCGTACCAGTATATTCAAATAACCACAGTTCCAGCAACGTGAATCCGAGCACTTTGGGTCTGTGACTCCTTTGGGCTTTCCTTACCCTTCCGATGACTGCTTACAGAAGATTTCCTTCTTCCCGTATGTCAGAGTTACgctccttctgctttcctgatCGACtaggttcctttttttttttttttggtaaagtcAGCAGAAATTTTACAGCTGTCAAAAGCCATGAGGGAAATGAACAGATGAATCCAGTATGAAGTCTGGAGAAAACTGGCCCCAGAATAATGAGCTGAAACATTGATTTCTGTAGGATTGTTCTCCCCTCTCTGGCCTAACAGTGGTATTATGGTGCAGAAAAGTCTGGGGTCGGGGTgtcaggcaggggctgcccagcTGACAGACCAGCATGCTCTTTAAAGAAGAGtatggagaaaaggaaatacgGAGTGGCTGAAGTAATAGTGATACAAGTGAGATCTTGGACTCACAAGCAGTTCCAGAAGTTTGGGAAGTTATTGCTTTGATGTTGAGTTAGAAAAACAGCAATGCTACACTGCAGGAGTTTTTAGtttgttaaaatgtattttagcatGCCTGGTTTAGTATAATGCTTAGAAAAGTAGATAGGTGAAGATATCCTGCATTTTGTAAGAGAAAGACATGTTCTCCTAATCTATTCAAATTctttggaaaagtaaaaaaaaaaccacctcaaaATTGGCCCACTAGACAACAATGGAATTCAATGACCAGTAAGAGGTAGTTTCCAAAGGgagacagcttttaaaagtaggtaactgaaaatattaacaaaaaatctgagataaataacagaaaaaatacttattgAGCATACCCATAgccattttttataaaatgtttagatacaatgtcatttttaatggaataatACAATTAAGAGCAATTACACTGATCTGCTCGTCGTGCTGACCAAAGTTGTCCTAGTAGCTCCTGGCTCTCCATGACTCTTTGGATGGGTCTGTGCCTCTTGCCCTGCACAGCAGGTTAGCTTTTTGGGCAGGGAAcatggttttgttctgtgtttgtggAGTGCTCCCTGACAGGTGCTTGAATGTGCTGcagtaatgcaaataataaaataataaatattttcctattgtTTCCTGTTATTCCAGTAAATTGCACCTGCTAAACCTGCGTAAGCTtgcacaaggaagaaaaacacttgTTAATctgctctcttctcttcttgttttaagtaaaacaaattttctCAGAGGTATactccaaaaccaaaatggttCTTTCTGGTGAATACACTTATACTGAGTGGATTTCCTGGATGTGTTTATACTCTGTactgggaaaatgaagaaaaaaaaccctgatgtATTTTCAGGTCAGTTTTGGCTATTACGATTGATTGATTTGTGAA
Proteins encoded in this region:
- the TPBG gene encoding trophoblast glycoprotein codes for the protein MPGRGALCLGLLLPVLLGCGSVQQPGSCPAPCECSEPAKTVKCVNRNLTAVPPDLPPYVRNLFITGNRLARLPAGAFPAQRLPDLSALNLSGNHLRAVEAGALAALPALRQLDLSGNPLVSLSPQAFGEGGSPLEELALRGALRDHGVLLSLGAMLQSGALRNLSRLELADNGLLPLPAGAFAALLALRQLDLGDSSLVGLRNASLQAPGRLQGLNLSDDSLGVLRNGTPAQLRGGPPALRRVGLGRNAWLCDCAVEDLVAWLKEGDRAEGKEALTCAYPDKVLGKALLKINGSDLNCSVPVDLPSQLQTSYVFLGIVLALIGAIFLLVLYLNRKGIKKWMHNIRDACRDHMEGYHYRYEINADPRLTNLSSNSDV